One window from the genome of Phormidium ambiguum IAM M-71 encodes:
- a CDS encoding type II toxin-antitoxin system RelE/ParE family toxin produces the protein MQSEPSAIEIALTPRFKRDLRELAKRYRSIRSDLQSLIEQLQAGEIPGDRIAGVKYQVFKVRLKNSDIQKGKSAGYRVIYYLKTEQAIILATIYSKSDVSDVSNEIIEEAIAQYEQ, from the coding sequence ATGCAGAGTGAACCATCAGCGATCGAAATCGCTCTTACTCCTCGGTTTAAAAGGGATCTCCGAGAACTTGCTAAACGCTATCGTTCAATTCGGAGCGATCTCCAATCCTTAATCGAGCAACTTCAAGCAGGTGAAATTCCGGGAGATAGAATCGCTGGAGTTAAATATCAGGTTTTCAAAGTTCGTCTCAAAAATAGCGACATTCAAAAAGGAAAAAGTGCAGGCTATCGAGTCATTTATTATCTGAAAACTGAGCAAGCAATCATACTCGCTACAATTTATTCTAAATCCGATGTTTCAGATGTGAGTAATGAAATAATTGAAGAAGCGATCGCACAATATGAACAATAA
- a CDS encoding Uma2 family endonuclease, whose amino-acid sequence MNALTVNFNSVIKLTDEQFFQLCQDNRNLRFERNANGELIIMPPTGGETSNRNAGLTAQVWIWNEQSKLGKVFDSSGGFKLPNGADRSPDVAWIPLERWDALTTEQKRRFLPLCPDFVVELLSPSDSLTATQEKMREYLANGTRLGWLIVRDSRRVEIYRQGRDVEVLESPVTLSGEEVLPGFVLNLEPIW is encoded by the coding sequence ATGAATGCTCTCACCGTTAACTTCAATTCCGTAATTAAACTGACAGACGAGCAATTTTTCCAACTCTGTCAGGATAACCGTAATTTGAGATTTGAACGCAATGCTAATGGAGAATTAATTATTATGCCACCGACAGGAGGAGAAACAAGCAACCGCAATGCTGGATTAACTGCACAAGTTTGGATCTGGAACGAGCAAAGTAAATTGGGTAAAGTTTTCGATTCTTCTGGTGGTTTTAAATTACCAAATGGTGCAGATCGTTCTCCTGATGTTGCTTGGATACCTTTGGAACGTTGGGATGCTTTAACTACTGAACAAAAAAGACGATTTCTGCCTCTTTGTCCCGATTTTGTAGTTGAATTACTTTCTCCCAGTGACAGTTTAACAGCAACACAAGAAAAAATGCGCGAGTATTTAGCAAATGGTACTCGTTTGGGTTGGTTGATTGTGCGAGATTCCCGAAGAGTAGAAATCTATCGACAAGGTAGAGATGTTGAAGTTTTAGAATCTCCAGTTACTTTGTCAGGAGAAGAGGTTTTACCGGGATTTGTTTTGAATCTTGAACCAATTTGGTAA
- a CDS encoding WD40 repeat domain-containing protein has protein sequence MPKASQADNSRPRKSPVLGCLGSLIRITAALITLILLGIWGLDLWYRMTSSSKPLSEHLHDQWADLRYMIWIGQQGGSVIVDSDGTMKDSDGNKIPAKEVDNACLSRSSAAAPPPEAWRSLNAGTVLNQPSGYGVTSLIITPDGKTLISGGKQVELWDLTTKTRIRTLSGQTEFVNAVALSPDGKTIATGDKKGTIALWNLQTGQLQRRLSHGSAVYQLRFKSNGKILFSGGLDNTIKRWNLDTESMNSISTRFPVQYMAITPNEEMVAVGSDAANAAQILFLATGDMVAMPIHGENISAIAFNSTGRILASASGLRGGIRLWDMQHRPYMYQPIKTLKGHEGQPNAIAFSPDDRTLFATADGFGGRNYAVTVWNACTGELIHRFGNQIRGLSIAISKDGKTLVTGGRKGDIQLWQLPK, from the coding sequence ATGCCTAAAGCCAGTCAAGCCGACAATTCTCGCCCCAGAAAATCCCCGGTTTTGGGATGTTTAGGCTCGTTAATTCGGATTACCGCAGCATTAATTACGTTGATCTTGTTGGGTATTTGGGGATTGGATTTGTGGTATCGCATGACTTCAAGCTCAAAGCCATTGTCTGAGCATTTGCATGACCAATGGGCCGATCTGCGGTACATGATCTGGATCGGCCAACAGGGAGGCTCGGTTATTGTAGATTCAGACGGTACAATGAAAGATTCGGATGGCAACAAGATTCCTGCAAAAGAAGTGGACAATGCTTGCTTGAGTCGATCGTCTGCTGCTGCACCACCGCCGGAGGCGTGGCGATCGCTAAATGCAGGAACAGTCCTCAATCAACCCTCTGGTTATGGTGTTACATCCTTGATAATTACGCCAGACGGCAAAACCTTAATTAGCGGGGGAAAACAAGTTGAATTGTGGGATTTAACTACCAAAACTCGCATCCGCACACTCAGCGGACAAACCGAGTTTGTTAATGCTGTGGCGCTTAGTCCTGATGGAAAGACGATCGCTACTGGAGATAAAAAAGGTACGATCGCACTATGGAATTTGCAAACTGGACAACTTCAGCGCCGTCTGTCTCATGGGAGTGCAGTCTACCAGCTGAGGTTTAAATCTAATGGCAAAATCCTGTTCAGTGGCGGCTTGGACAATACTATCAAGCGCTGGAATCTAGACACAGAAAGCATGAACAGCATTAGCACTCGGTTTCCCGTGCAATATATGGCTATTACGCCAAATGAGGAAATGGTAGCGGTGGGGTCTGATGCAGCAAATGCAGCGCAAATTCTGTTTTTGGCAACGGGTGATATGGTGGCGATGCCGATTCATGGGGAAAATATAAGTGCGATCGCCTTTAATTCCACCGGACGCATTTTAGCATCAGCCAGTGGTCTGCGGGGGGGAATTCGGCTTTGGGATATGCAACATAGACCTTATATGTATCAGCCGATTAAAACCTTAAAAGGACATGAAGGACAACCAAATGCGATCGCTTTTAGTCCAGACGATCGTACCCTCTTTGCTACTGCTGATGGCTTTGGTGGACGCAACTATGCCGTAACAGTTTGGAATGCTTGCACAGGTGAACTAATACATCGCTTTGGCAATCAAATCAGAGGTTTATCTATTGCTATTAGCAAAGATGGTAAAACTCTGGTGACTGGGGGACGAAAAGGAGATATTCAACTTTGGCAATTACCAAAATAA
- a CDS encoding type IV pilus twitching motility protein PilT encodes MPVPPRRAKKEKGGEPERHRPSVFPSIERMVKHAHTQQASDIHIRVGEIPRYRIRGQMVPVGNHDRVTPELFRQYLNEILAPDQLKRFQETKELDTAIYYPGLVRCRVNCFESLLGGAMVLRLIPLEVPSLDSLGLPPILKSLVKRPQGLILVTGPTGSGKSTTLAAMIRYMNETQQKHIITIEDPIEFVHTSNKSLVSQREVGLHTYEFHHALRAALREDPDAILIGEMRDRLTVDTAIKAAQTGHLVFGTLHTRSALNTINRLLGIYNPEEQGPVRIQLVDSLVAVIAQALLQTTDGRRTAAHEILINTPAMQDYLAKGNEEEAYHLLENGIDEGMQVLNQALCDLLLMGKISGDEALKISPDVGDLRRRVRNEGVDPARASREFQDQHSGYSPI; translated from the coding sequence ATGCCTGTACCACCACGACGGGCAAAAAAGGAAAAAGGTGGAGAACCAGAACGTCATCGTCCTTCGGTGTTTCCTTCGATCGAACGCATGGTAAAACACGCCCACACGCAACAAGCGTCGGATATTCACATTCGCGTAGGAGAAATCCCCAGATATCGCATTCGTGGACAAATGGTTCCGGTGGGAAATCATGACCGCGTTACCCCAGAATTGTTTCGTCAGTACCTCAATGAAATCTTAGCGCCCGATCAGCTAAAAAGATTCCAAGAAACAAAGGAATTGGATACGGCAATTTATTACCCAGGTTTGGTGCGCTGTCGGGTGAATTGCTTTGAATCTCTATTGGGCGGCGCAATGGTCTTGCGGTTAATTCCTCTGGAAGTACCTTCTCTTGATAGTTTGGGATTACCGCCCATACTAAAAAGTTTGGTCAAACGTCCTCAAGGTTTAATTCTAGTTACAGGGCCTACAGGTTCCGGGAAATCAACGACTTTGGCGGCGATGATTCGCTACATGAACGAGACGCAGCAAAAGCATATTATCACGATCGAAGATCCGATCGAATTCGTTCACACTTCCAACAAGTCTTTAGTTAGTCAACGGGAAGTTGGGTTACATACTTATGAATTTCACCATGCTTTACGGGCAGCTTTACGGGAAGACCCAGATGCGATATTAATTGGGGAAATGCGCGATCGCTTAACCGTAGATACAGCTATCAAAGCCGCTCAAACAGGTCACTTAGTATTTGGAACTCTCCACACCCGTAGCGCTTTAAATACCATCAACCGTTTATTAGGTATTTATAACCCAGAAGAACAAGGCCCCGTGCGGATTCAACTGGTAGACTCTTTAGTAGCCGTAATTGCCCAAGCATTGCTACAAACTACAGATGGGAGACGCACCGCCGCCCACGAAATTTTGATTAACACTCCCGCAATGCAAGATTACCTAGCGAAAGGTAATGAAGAAGAAGCTTATCACTTGCTAGAAAATGGTATTGATGAAGGTATGCAAGTACTTAACCAAGCATTGTGTGACTTGCTGTTAATGGGCAAAATTAGCGGTGATGAAGCTTTGAAGATTTCGCCCGATGTGGGCGACTTGCGCCGTCGGGTACGTAATGAAGGTGTCGATCCAGCACGCGCTTCTCGTGAGTTTCAAGATCAACATAGTGGTTATAGTCCGATTTAG
- a CDS encoding DUF58 domain-containing protein → MRIAHRLADWLERRWIVPAYSGWVLGAFSICFLAAAINTMAGWLYVISGVSFALLGMAATLPVRSLKGIHLQRLPIQPISAGDELTVEIELHNSSPQPKTLLQIRDLIPFVLSEPVSGVIETILPHQTYRWIYYQPTKQRGVYRWHTTQLRTATPLGLFWCRRERHLPATAIVYPTVLPLTTCPLIDEIGQEDSPQYFSRDRRSQLTNQDLTRSLRPYRWGDPFRLVHWRTSARYNELRVRELEVFTGGQEVVICLDSASLWDTDNFEQAVIAAASLYFYATRSQLSAKLWTANAGLLQGHRVVLEALASVNFNETPGNTAPPDKPIVWLTANSASINSLPAGSRWLLWPDRTTTPKSIARERPGIIIQPEQQLQTQLQSRAKD, encoded by the coding sequence ATGAGAATAGCGCATCGTCTTGCAGATTGGCTGGAACGTCGGTGGATTGTCCCTGCTTACAGTGGTTGGGTTTTAGGCGCTTTTTCCATCTGTTTTTTAGCAGCCGCAATTAATACTATGGCGGGATGGCTTTATGTAATTAGTGGTGTAAGTTTTGCTTTGTTGGGAATGGCAGCGACTTTGCCTGTTCGATCGCTTAAAGGTATTCACCTTCAACGTCTCCCCATCCAACCTATTAGTGCTGGCGATGAGTTGACTGTCGAAATAGAATTACATAATTCCAGCCCACAACCAAAAACTTTACTCCAAATTCGGGATTTGATTCCTTTCGTTCTCAGCGAACCTGTTTCTGGGGTCATTGAAACAATTTTGCCTCACCAAACTTATCGTTGGATTTATTACCAACCAACTAAACAACGTGGTGTTTATCGTTGGCATACTACCCAATTACGTACTGCTACACCTTTGGGTTTGTTTTGGTGTCGTCGAGAGCGCCATCTTCCCGCAACAGCCATAGTTTATCCTACGGTTTTACCTTTGACTACCTGCCCTTTGATAGATGAAATTGGCCAAGAAGATAGTCCTCAATATTTTAGCCGCGATCGCCGTTCCCAACTGACAAATCAAGACTTAACGCGATCGCTTCGCCCTTATCGTTGGGGAGATCCCTTCCGCTTAGTCCACTGGCGGACTAGCGCCCGTTACAACGAGTTGCGCGTCCGCGAGTTAGAAGTATTTACAGGCGGTCAAGAAGTCGTTATTTGTTTAGATAGTGCTAGCCTTTGGGATACCGACAACTTTGAACAAGCAGTAATTGCCGCTGCTTCTTTATATTTCTACGCCACTCGCTCTCAACTGAGTGCTAAACTTTGGACGGCTAACGCTGGTTTACTCCAAGGTCATCGCGTTGTATTAGAAGCACTAGCATCAGTCAACTTTAACGAAACACCAGGCAACACCGCCCCACCAGATAAACCGATTGTTTGGTTAACTGCTAATTCTGCCAGTATTAATTCTTTACCCGCTGGTAGTCGCTGGCTATTATGGCCCGATCGCACCACCACCCCAAAATCAATCGCCAGAGAACGCCCAGGCATCATAATTCAACCAGAGCAGCAATTACAAACTCAACTACAATCAAGGGCGAAGGACTAG
- a CDS encoding NAD(P)/FAD-dependent oxidoreductase yields MSKQPARICILGGGFGGLYTALRLDSLPWEQAEKPEIVLVDRNDRFLFTPLLYELLTGELQAWEIAPNFSEILKNTNIRFCQGSVAGIDVEQQRVQLQDNSEIPYDKLVLALGGESPLDIVPGASAYAFPFRSLTDAYRLEERLRVLEASDQDKIRVAIVGAGYCGVELACKLADRLGDRGRFRLIEQSNQILQSSPEFNRETARKVLESKDIWIDLETTVDAIEPDSISLLYKGQLDTIPAELVIWTVGMRGSNVVKNLPLKQNQRAQIITTPTLQAVDRPEIFVLGDLAECQDAEGQKVPASAQVAFQQSDFAAWNIWAALSDRPLLSFRYQNTGEMLILGTQDATISSMGVQLNGQLAYTLRRLIYLYRMPNLDHQLRVGVNWISHPIVELLKS; encoded by the coding sequence ATGAGCAAACAACCTGCCCGTATTTGTATATTAGGTGGAGGCTTTGGTGGCCTTTACACGGCGCTACGTTTAGATTCGTTACCTTGGGAACAAGCGGAAAAACCGGAAATTGTGCTGGTCGATCGCAACGATCGCTTTCTCTTCACTCCCTTACTCTACGAACTTCTCACTGGCGAATTACAAGCTTGGGAAATCGCACCAAATTTTAGTGAAATTCTCAAAAACACAAATATTCGTTTTTGTCAAGGCTCTGTTGCGGGAATTGATGTAGAACAGCAGCGAGTTCAGTTGCAGGATAATTCCGAAATACCCTACGACAAATTGGTTTTAGCTTTGGGTGGGGAATCTCCTCTGGATATAGTACCTGGAGCTTCTGCTTATGCTTTTCCCTTCCGTTCCCTAACAGATGCTTATCGTTTAGAAGAAAGATTGCGGGTTTTAGAAGCTTCCGATCAAGATAAAATTCGGGTAGCGATCGTTGGTGCGGGTTATTGTGGCGTAGAATTAGCTTGCAAATTAGCCGATCGCTTGGGAGATAGAGGGCGTTTTCGACTCATTGAACAAAGCAACCAAATTCTACAATCATCACCAGAATTTAACCGAGAAACAGCACGTAAAGTATTAGAATCTAAAGACATTTGGATTGATTTAGAAACTACAGTTGATGCCATTGAACCTGATAGTATTTCCTTGCTTTATAAAGGACAATTAGATACGATTCCCGCAGAATTAGTAATTTGGACAGTGGGAATGCGGGGGTCTAATGTAGTTAAGAATTTGCCTTTAAAACAAAACCAACGTGCCCAAATAATTACTACCCCAACTTTGCAAGCAGTCGATCGTCCAGAAATATTTGTTTTGGGAGATTTAGCAGAATGTCAGGATGCTGAAGGTCAAAAAGTTCCAGCTTCTGCTCAAGTAGCTTTTCAACAATCTGATTTTGCGGCTTGGAATATTTGGGCAGCATTGAGCGATCGGCCCTTGCTATCTTTCCGCTACCAAAATACAGGAGAAATGCTAATTTTAGGCACTCAAGATGCCACAATTAGTAGTATGGGCGTGCAACTAAATGGTCAATTAGCTTATACTTTGCGTCGTCTGATTTATTTGTATCGAATGCCAAATTTAGATCATCAATTGCGGGTCGGGGTAAATTGGATCTCACACCCAATTGTGGAATTATTAAAAAGCTAA
- a CDS encoding DUF7219 family protein translates to MTNSKDFLYPRSRYHGQFTPENLAFDANLQEFAQRISYICALQNNGKLSPEEAYQQIKNLWKQLKTSKKQLGIGKKTESDDRS, encoded by the coding sequence ATGACCAACTCAAAAGACTTTCTTTACCCTAGAAGTCGCTACCACGGCCAATTTACGCCAGAAAACTTGGCATTTGATGCGAATTTGCAAGAATTTGCTCAAAGAATCAGTTATATCTGCGCTTTGCAAAACAACGGGAAACTGTCTCCAGAGGAAGCGTATCAGCAAATTAAAAACCTCTGGAAACAGCTAAAAACTTCCAAAAAACAACTAGGGATTGGTAAGAAAACAGAATCTGACGATCGAAGTTAA
- a CDS encoding MBL fold metallo-hydrolase, whose translation MSKLARAVLDTISAFPPNRDTLGATAYLIVENQTNFLIDCPAWDRENQQFLQEQGGVSWLIVTHRGGIGKVKEIQAAFGCQVLIQEQEAYLLPDVEVKTFQHEFNLSPQTQVIWTPGHSPGSSCVYSATQGGVLFSGRHLLPNQQGLPVPLRTSKTFHWWRQLRSVALLRDRFSPNTLNYLCPGANTGFLRGKRIIEQAYEHLATLDLDAMRETQPQF comes from the coding sequence ATGTCCAAACTAGCAAGGGCTGTCTTGGACACTATTTCTGCCTTTCCACCCAATCGAGATACGTTGGGAGCAACAGCCTACCTTATTGTAGAAAACCAAACCAACTTTTTGATCGATTGTCCGGCTTGGGATCGAGAAAATCAACAATTTTTACAAGAACAGGGTGGTGTTTCTTGGTTGATCGTCACTCATCGGGGCGGTATTGGCAAGGTAAAGGAGATTCAAGCAGCATTCGGTTGTCAAGTTTTAATTCAGGAACAGGAAGCTTATCTTTTGCCTGATGTAGAGGTAAAAACTTTTCAGCATGAGTTTAACCTTAGTCCTCAGACGCAAGTGATTTGGACACCGGGACATTCTCCCGGTTCGTCCTGTGTTTATTCAGCTACTCAAGGGGGTGTATTATTTTCCGGTCGTCATCTGTTACCAAATCAGCAGGGTTTACCTGTTCCTTTGCGAACTTCTAAGACTTTCCATTGGTGGCGACAGCTTCGGAGTGTGGCTTTGTTGCGCGATCGCTTTTCCCCAAATACGCTAAACTACCTTTGTCCCGGTGCTAATACTGGCTTTCTCCGGGGTAAAAGAATCATCGAACAAGCTTACGAACACCTAGCAACTTTAGATTTGGATGCAATGCGGGAAACACAACCTCAGTTCTAG
- a CDS encoding site-2 protease family protein, translating into MILILLVLLGIATYFIVKRSVAGITTTPIWLLWLVMMAPPFVWTGWILAYGRNRPMPAALLIGVFFASLILYTFLIQKGRIQPQAKANETGNNSTSSETAKSAEAAKVRPINKEEEAQLRDCFPWSVYYLQDLEYHPQAVICRGHLRTKSEEAYRTIRSNIEAKFGDRFLVIFQDSFTDHPFFAIVPNPQAHPDFKRQQNNLDRPGLALALLLITLFTTTVIGTEIAGVTLKALQSDPSLLIKGLPYSLAIMTILGTHEMGHYLMAKRYKIKSTLPYFIPIPFFLGTFGAFIQMRSPVPHRKALFDVAIAGPLAGFIITLPLLIWGLFNSSVVPLPPKTGILQFDALIPNFSILLAVLSKLALGSELTAKTAINLHPVAVAGYIGLIVTALNLMPVGQLDGGHIVHAMFGQRKAAGIGQLARLLLLFVSLMPVLFQISLIPRDFLLWALFLFLMPVYDEPALNDVTELDNKRDLFGLLSLALLLLIILPAPRFLMQLLNL; encoded by the coding sequence ATGATTCTCATATTGCTCGTATTACTGGGAATAGCTACTTACTTTATCGTGAAGCGTAGCGTCGCTGGCATCACCACAACACCAATTTGGTTATTGTGGTTAGTGATGATGGCACCGCCGTTTGTATGGACTGGCTGGATTTTAGCTTACGGCAGAAATCGACCAATGCCAGCAGCTTTGTTAATCGGTGTGTTTTTTGCTTCCTTAATTTTGTATACGTTCCTGATCCAAAAAGGAAGAATACAACCACAGGCGAAAGCAAATGAAACCGGAAATAACTCCACAAGTTCCGAAACAGCTAAATCAGCTGAAGCGGCAAAAGTTCGCCCCATCAATAAAGAAGAGGAAGCCCAACTGCGGGATTGTTTCCCTTGGTCAGTTTACTATCTGCAAGATTTAGAGTACCATCCACAAGCGGTAATTTGTCGGGGACATTTGCGGACTAAATCGGAAGAAGCGTATCGAACGATTCGCAGTAATATTGAAGCTAAGTTTGGCGATCGCTTTTTAGTCATCTTTCAAGACAGTTTCACCGACCATCCCTTTTTTGCGATCGTACCTAACCCCCAAGCTCACCCCGATTTTAAACGTCAACAAAATAATTTAGACCGCCCCGGTTTAGCCTTAGCACTCTTATTAATTACCCTTTTTACCACCACCGTTATTGGTACAGAAATTGCAGGCGTTACCCTCAAAGCTCTCCAATCTGACCCCAGTTTATTAATCAAAGGATTACCATATTCTTTAGCCATAATGACCATTTTAGGTACTCATGAAATGGGTCATTACCTAATGGCAAAACGCTACAAAATTAAATCCACTCTGCCCTATTTTATTCCCATTCCCTTTTTCCTCGGTACGTTTGGCGCATTTATTCAAATGCGAAGTCCTGTACCTCACCGCAAAGCTTTATTCGATGTAGCTATTGCAGGCCCTTTGGCAGGTTTTATCATCACCTTACCTCTGCTAATTTGGGGTTTATTTAACTCTAGCGTTGTTCCTCTCCCACCAAAAACAGGAATATTACAATTTGATGCCTTGATCCCCAATTTTTCGATTTTACTAGCAGTATTAAGTAAACTGGCTCTCGGTAGCGAACTCACTGCCAAAACCGCCATTAATCTTCATCCCGTTGCCGTAGCTGGTTACATTGGTTTAATCGTCACCGCTTTAAATTTAATGCCAGTGGGACAACTTGATGGCGGTCACATAGTCCATGCGATGTTTGGACAAAGGAAAGCAGCTGGTATTGGTCAACTAGCTCGCTTGTTATTGTTGTTTGTCTCTTTAATGCCCGTCCTGTTTCAAATCTCTCTCATCCCCAGAGATTTTTTGTTATGGGCATTGTTTCTATTTTTAATGCCTGTTTACGACGAACCAGCACTCAATGATGTCACAGAATTAGATAACAAGCGAGACTTGTTCGGGTTACTTTCCCTCGCTCTACTTTTGTTAATCATTTTGCCCGCACCGCGATTCTTAATGCAATTGTTGAACTTATAA
- a CDS encoding late competence development ComFB family protein produces the protein MSFINKPVPHYLNAMEQLAIEEIEQQLEKLPKNIAQSINKHEAIAYTLNRLPPLYATTLEGYSWQQQRARETLKDLISKAASWGIKAAQRKRKACSYGSATTF, from the coding sequence ATGAGTTTCATAAATAAACCAGTCCCACATTATTTGAATGCAATGGAACAGCTGGCAATTGAAGAAATAGAGCAGCAACTAGAAAAACTTCCCAAAAATATCGCTCAATCTATTAATAAACATGAGGCCATAGCGTACACTCTTAATCGTCTTCCTCCTTTGTATGCTACTACGTTGGAAGGATATTCTTGGCAACAACAACGAGCCAGAGAGACGTTAAAAGATTTAATTTCTAAAGCTGCTAGTTGGGGGATAAAAGCGGCACAAAGGAAAAGGAAAGCCTGTTCTTATGGAAGTGCAACCACTTTTTAG
- the kaiC gene encoding circadian clock protein KaiC: MSKSSQNKQPNRVKIGVEKIRTLIEGFDDISHGGLPVGRTTLVSGTSGTGKTLLAIQFLYNGIINFDEAGVFVTFEESPTDIIKNASSFGWDLQQLIDDGKLFILDASPDPEGQDVVGSFDLSALIERLQYAIRKYKARRVSIDSVTAVFQQYDAASVVRREIFRLVARLKQVGVTTIMTTEREQEYGPVARFGVEEFVSDNVVIVRNVLEGERRRRTIEILKLRGTTHMKGEYPFTITGEGINIFPLGAMRLTQRSSNARVSSGVKTLDEMCGGGFFKDSIILATGATGTGKTLLVSKFLQDACMRGERAILFAYEESRAQLSRNAYSWGIDFEDLEQKGLLKIICAYPESAGLEDHLQIIKLEIAQFKPSRIAIDSLSALARGVSNNAFRQFVIGVTGFAKQEEITGFFTNTTDQFMGSHSITDSHISTITDTILMLQYVEIRGEMSRAINVFKMRGSWHDKGIREYTISEKGPEIKDTFRNFERIISGSPSRISVDEKSELSRILKGVQGKTPEPES; the protein is encoded by the coding sequence ATGAGTAAAAGTAGTCAAAATAAACAACCAAATCGAGTCAAAATAGGAGTCGAAAAAATTCGTACCCTCATCGAAGGATTTGATGATATTAGTCATGGAGGTTTACCAGTCGGTAGAACCACATTAGTCAGCGGTACATCAGGAACAGGAAAAACCTTACTCGCCATACAATTTCTTTACAATGGCATCATTAATTTTGATGAAGCAGGTGTATTTGTCACCTTTGAAGAATCACCAACAGATATTATCAAAAATGCCTCCAGTTTTGGTTGGGATTTACAACAACTAATCGATGATGGCAAACTATTTATATTAGACGCTTCCCCCGACCCAGAAGGACAAGATGTAGTCGGCAGTTTTGACCTTTCTGCCCTCATTGAAAGACTACAATATGCAATTCGTAAATATAAAGCTAGAAGAGTTTCTATTGATTCCGTAACGGCAGTATTTCAACAATACGATGCCGCCTCTGTAGTACGCCGAGAAATCTTTCGCCTAGTTGCCAGATTAAAACAAGTAGGTGTCACCACAATAATGACCACAGAACGCGAACAAGAATATGGCCCTGTAGCGCGTTTTGGAGTCGAAGAATTCGTTTCCGATAACGTAGTAATTGTTCGCAACGTCCTCGAAGGAGAACGTCGTCGCCGCACAATCGAAATCCTCAAATTGCGCGGTACCACTCACATGAAAGGCGAATATCCTTTCACAATCACCGGAGAAGGAATTAACATCTTCCCATTAGGAGCAATGCGTCTCACTCAACGTTCATCTAACGCCAGAGTATCTTCCGGCGTAAAAACATTAGATGAAATGTGTGGTGGCGGTTTCTTCAAAGACTCAATTATCCTCGCAACCGGAGCCACAGGTACAGGGAAAACCCTCTTAGTTAGTAAATTTTTACAAGACGCTTGTATGCGTGGCGAAAGAGCAATTCTTTTTGCTTATGAAGAATCTCGCGCCCAACTTTCCCGCAACGCTTATTCCTGGGGTATCGACTTTGAAGATTTAGAACAAAAAGGTTTATTAAAAATTATTTGTGCTTACCCAGAATCAGCTGGATTAGAAGATCATCTCCAAATTATTAAATTAGAAATAGCCCAATTTAAACCATCAAGAATTGCCATAGACTCATTATCAGCCTTAGCCAGAGGAGTTAGTAATAACGCCTTTCGTCAGTTCGTAATTGGTGTCACCGGATTTGCCAAACAAGAAGAAATTACAGGCTTTTTCACCAACACCACAGATCAATTTATGGGTTCCCATTCGATCACAGATTCCCATATTTCCACGATTACAGACACAATTTTAATGCTGCAATATGTAGAAATTCGTGGTGAAATGTCCCGTGCCATCAACGTCTTTAAAATGCGTGGTTCTTGGCATGACAAAGGTATTAGAGAATACACTATAAGTGAAAAAGGCCCTGAAATTAAAGATACCTTCCGCAACTTTGAACGAATTATCAGTGGTTCTCCTTCTCGGATTAGTGTTGATGAAAAAAGCGAACTTTCTCGGATTCTTAAAGGAGTTCAAGGTAAAACTCCTGAACCGGAAAGCTAA
- the kaiB gene encoding circadian clock protein KaiB, protein MNPLKKTYVLKLYVAGNTPNSVRALKTLKNILEEEFQGVYALKVIDVLKNPQLAEEDKILATPTLAKILPPPVRKIIGDLSDREKVLIGLDLLYEELREEEQLEL, encoded by the coding sequence ATGAATCCGCTCAAAAAAACCTACGTTCTCAAACTCTATGTTGCAGGAAACACCCCTAACTCCGTTCGGGCTTTAAAAACACTAAAGAACATCCTTGAAGAAGAATTCCAAGGTGTTTATGCCCTGAAAGTTATTGATGTATTAAAAAATCCTCAACTAGCAGAAGAAGATAAAATTTTAGCCACTCCTACCCTTGCTAAAATACTTCCCCCACCAGTCCGAAAAATCATCGGTGACTTGTCCGATCGAGAAAAAGTATTAATAGGGTTAGATTTGCTTTATGAAGAACTCCGAGAAGAAGAACAACTAGAACTATAG